Genomic segment of Glutamicibacter sp. JL.03c:
GATGCTCAACGAGAATTTCGTGGCGATCAAGGTCGACCGCGAAGAGCATCCGCTGGTTGACGACACCTACATGATGGCGACCCAGGCGCTGACCGGTGCCGGCGGCTGGCCGATGACCATCTTTGCCCTGCCTGACGGACGCACCGTGCACGCAGGAACCTATTACCCCAAAGAGCCGCGCGGACGCACTCCCGGGTTCAGCCAGGTGCTGCAGGCTGTTCACGAAGCCTGGGAGGCCAAACGCGAAGGCCTTGAAGAGCAAGCGAATATGCTCGCCGAGCACCTGGCGGAACTCGGCAGCCGGCAGAGCGCGCTATTGACCCTGGAATCCCGGGAGCCGGCCGAAACCGCCCTGGCATCAGCCACCGAGCGCTGGATCCTTTCCACCAAGCCCGAGGGCGGTTTCACTCCAGCCCCCAAATTTCCTCCGACGTGGGCGTTGAAAACGCTGTGGCATTCGGTGATCACCCGCCAAGACAGCGCGCAGGAAGCCTTCAGCGCGGCCGCGACCAGCTTGGAAGCCATGTTCCTCGGCGGGCTGCACGACCACATCGACGGCGGATTCGCACGCTACTGCGTGGACGAGAACTGGTCGGTGCCGCACTTCGAGAAAATGCTCTATGACAATGCCGGCCTGCTTTCGCTCGCCGCACGCAGCACGGTGCTGGCCGAAGAAGTGATGAGCCGTGCCAGCGGGGAACAAGCCGAACGGGCGCGGAAGCTGGCGGGGCTGGCCCGGAGCAGCGCCCAGGGGATCATTGGCTTCCTCGAGGAGGAACTGCTGATCGACTCCGGTCCCCACCCGGCCTTTGCCGCCTCGCTGGACGCTGATTCAGCCCGGGATGGCGCACAGATCGAGGGCGCCTACTACAGCTATAACCGCGAGCAGATCAACGAAGCCACCGAACCGCTGCTGGCACGCCTGCCTCAAGGATTGATTCGATTCGCGCCGATCGCCGAGGACCCCGAGTACTACTGCTTCTCGCTGGCCCGGATGCCGGAGGCAGCCGAGCAGCCGGTGCTCGATGAACTGGCCGCGGCCCTGAAGTCGCTGCGCAGCTCGCGGATCCGCCCGGTGCGCGATGAAAAGGTCGTCGCCGGTTGGAATGCCTTGGCCATCGAAGCGCTCTGCGACGCGTTGGTCCTGCTGGAGGATCCCAAAGCCCTGGCGTTGGCAGAGCATGTGGCCACCTCGCTGTGGAGGGTGCACTTCGATGACGCGTCCGGGCGTTTAGCCAGGGTGAGCTTTGCCGGCCGGCCCGCGGAAAACAATGAAGGAACCTTGCAGGACTATGCGGCCCTGGCCGTCGCGTTCCTGTCGCTGAAACGGGCCACCGGCGAGCAGCTGTGGGAGGACCGCGCAAACCTGTTGCTCGCGCGGGCCCAGGACTTCGTTGATCCAGCCACCGGGGTTCCGCGAGATGCGGTCGAGGTGGATGCCCGCATCGCTGCCCAGCGCAGTGATGTGGCGGCGGTCAGCGTGCTTGATGACGCGCTGCCTGCGGCCGGAGCGCTCTACGCCAAGGCGCTGGCCATGCGCGCGGTTCAGGGCATGGCCGAATCGAACTACTCCCAGTCCCATGCTGCCGATCTTGAGCGCGCGCGGGTGCTGTCGGCCCATGCCGTGGCGCTCGCCTCGGAGGCAGCCACGCAGGTGGCGACCGCCTTGGAAATCCAAACCATGATCGGCTCACCCGCGCACTATCTGGCCTTGAGCTCCTGGGATTCCGACCAGGCCAAGCGGGTGCGCAAGCTGGCGTGGGCTCTGGGTATCAGCGTGCATCATGCACCCGAACTAGGTGGCCAGGACACCTTGAAGATCCAGCCGTGCCGCGAAGAGCTATGCCAGATGCCGGTTGAAGGCATCGAACAGCTGCTGGGGCTGCTGCAGGGCAGGGGCTAGCAAAACTGGGAATCCTCCTGTTTTTCGACGCTGCGATGGGCAGATCGATAAAGCGCCGGGGGATTCGCGGTAGATTTAGAACCTAGACTTTTTTGGATTCGATTGAAAGGCAGTGCCACGGTGCAGCTTCCCAACCTTGCGTACCGTTACTACGAACGGCGCTTGGCGAAGTCACTGCCCGCTGACAAGCTCCCGCACCATATCGGAGTCATGGTTGACGGCAACCGCCGTTGGGCCAAGCTCGCCGGTTCGCCAACCATGGCCGGCCATCAAGCTGGGGCGGACAAGATCCTTGAATTCCTGGACTGGTGCGAAGACCTGAATATCAAGATGGTCACGCTCTACATGCTCTCCACGGACAACTTGAATCGCGAGGCGAACGAACTGCGCGACCTCTTGGAAGTCATCGGCGGAACCCTG
This window contains:
- a CDS encoding thioredoxin domain-containing protein, which gives rise to MAQRLAGAASQYLRQHAHQPVDWFPYGDEAFEQARLRDVPVMLSIGYAACHWCHVMSHESFDDPQIAQMLNENFVAIKVDREEHPLVDDTYMMATQALTGAGGWPMTIFALPDGRTVHAGTYYPKEPRGRTPGFSQVLQAVHEAWEAKREGLEEQANMLAEHLAELGSRQSALLTLESREPAETALASATERWILSTKPEGGFTPAPKFPPTWALKTLWHSVITRQDSAQEAFSAAATSLEAMFLGGLHDHIDGGFARYCVDENWSVPHFEKMLYDNAGLLSLAARSTVLAEEVMSRASGEQAERARKLAGLARSSAQGIIGFLEEELLIDSGPHPAFAASLDADSARDGAQIEGAYYSYNREQINEATEPLLARLPQGLIRFAPIAEDPEYYCFSLARMPEAAEQPVLDELAAALKSLRSSRIRPVRDEKVVAGWNALAIEALCDALVLLEDPKALALAEHVATSLWRVHFDDASGRLARVSFAGRPAENNEGTLQDYAALAVAFLSLKRATGEQLWEDRANLLLARAQDFVDPATGVPRDAVEVDARIAAQRSDVAAVSVLDDALPAAGALYAKALAMRAVQGMAESNYSQSHAADLERARVLSAHAVALASEAATQVATALEIQTMIGSPAHYLALSSWDSDQAKRVRKLAWALGISVHHAPELGGQDTLKIQPCREELCQMPVEGIEQLLGLLQGRG